A stretch of the Ascaphus truei isolate aAscTru1 chromosome 4, aAscTru1.hap1, whole genome shotgun sequence genome encodes the following:
- the STON1 gene encoding stonin-1, whose product MCSTNPESWVTFDDDNPFQAPQKSLISPPDNLYIPKSSGLKLSLSNEQLASASSSNSTTPLTSPVVDLFMSPGPPSNSPLCTPIKDCPGAHCTQKSGSYNLFPISEVSKMQPYISSEASTPFAISATSHSPSSTNSIFPIALGPNEASPAKLKSNHYLGHHLETAHFEYSSQSDCAFSSPFWNKDFTAIISPSDAHITAGKDKNDRIPAKQDSSTMEKETSDKQKSLNQCSFSYVCERLEHLKTDPPDNLQHLPRCSEGNSPSFIPQSLFRSQRKDGWPFMLRIPEKKNMMSSRQWGPIYLKVITGGILQMYYERGLEKPFKEFQLDPFCRLSDPKLESLNVTDKIHTVKIEHVTYAEKKKYHPKLEVVHESEIEQMLKLGTTDYCDFMDFMTTVDEELMMLSPVSKQKKMYEEPEMIVEIVDNFWGKITKEGKLNESAVVSQVYCLCFINSGTECFLTLNYTELQKITWSSFDKESNKKWIDILDYHFHKCVKRHEFQKSRVIKFIPLDACRFELMRFKTSYNGEELPFSIKTAAVVQGAYVELQAFLNMSPNIVAAPQLSSTRYCENITIHFPVPAQWMKALWTVTFQRQRSLKTKMNRRACLGSAYEIESEPVIQVTIGTAKYENAYRAVVWKIDRLPDKNSSPDQPHSLSCKLELGSDQEIPYSWNPFATVQFVMPVTCVSGAEVKSMGIENDIQPHKHVVQKACYNFQVEIEKKRIQTDGEDLDKSGDCITQ is encoded by the exons ATGTGTTCAACAAATCCAGAAAGCTGGGTGACTTTTGACGATGACAATCCATTCCAGGCTCCCCAGAAATCTTTGATTTCCCCCCCTGACAATCTTTATATACCTAAATCAAGTGGACTTAAACTAAGCCTGTCTAATGAACAGTTGGCAAGTGCTTCTTCCTCCAATTCCACTACTCCTCTTACTTCTCCAGTGGTTGACCTCTTTATGAGTCCTGGCCCTCCAAGTAACTCTCCTCTTTGTACACCCATCAAAGATTGCCCaggagcacactgcacacaaaaaTCAGGGTCTTATAATCTGTTCCCTATTTCAGAAGTATCAAAGATGCAACCTTATATATCATCTGAGGCATCAACTCCATTTGCAATAAGTGCAACATCACATAGTCCATCGTCAACCAACTCTATTTTTCCAATTGCATTAGGTCCAAATGAAGCCAGTCCTGCCAAGTTGAAAAGTAATCATTATTTAGGACATCACTTAGAAACTGCACACTTTGAATATTCTTCTCAAAGCGACTGTGCCTTTTCAAGTCCATTTTGGAATAAAGATTTCACAGCCATTATTTCTCCATCTGATGCACATATCACAGCAGGCAAAGATAAAAATGATAGAATCCCTGCAAAACAAGACTCTAGCACAATGGAAAAAGAAACTTCTGATAAACAGAAAAGTCTAAATCAATGCTCTTTCAGTTATGTCTGTGAAAGACTTGAGCATTTAAAGACTGACCCACCTGACAATTTGCAACACCTGCCTAGGTGTTCAGAAGGAAATAGTCCATCATTTATTCCACAAAGTCTCTTCAGAAGTCAGAGAAAAGATGGGTGGCCTTTCATGTTGAGAATTCCTGAAAAAAAGAACATGATGTCGTCCAGGCAATGGGGACCGATTTACCTAAAAGTTATAACAGGTGGAATTCTGCAAATGTACTATGAAAGAGGCCTTGAAAAACCATTCAAAGAATTTCAACTTGATCCGTTttgcagactctcagacccgaaACTAGAGAGCTTAAATGTTACAGATAAAATACACACGGTTAAGATAGAGCATGTAACTtatgcagagaaaaaaaaataccacCCAAAACTTGAAGTCGTCCACGAATCAGAGATTGAGCAGATGTTAAAACTTGGAACTACGGATTATTGTGATTTTATGGACTTTATGACAACAGTTGACGAGGAGCTGATGATGCTTTCACCAGTTTCTAAACAAAAGAAAATGTATGAAGAGCCAGAAATGATAGTAGAAATAGTGGACAATTTTTGGGGTAAAATCACAAAAGAAGGAAAACTTAATGAGAGTGCTGTGGTTTCTCAGGTATATTGTCTTTGTTTCATTAACAGTGGTACAGAATGCTTTTTAACATTAAACTatacagagctccaaaaaattACCTGGAGCAGTTTTGATAAGGAAAGTAACAAAAAGTGGATTGATATTCTCGATTATCATTtccataaatgtgttaaaagacatGAATTTCAGAAGTCACGGGTAATTAAGTTCATCCCACTTGATGCCTGTAGGTTTGAGCTCATGCGCTTTAAGACTTCTTATAATGGGGAAGAGCTTCCATTTTCTATAAAGACTGCAGCAGTAGTGCAGGGAGCATATGTGGAACTCCAAGCGTTCCTAAACATGTCTCCAAATATTGTAGCTGCCCCACAGTTGAGTTCAACGAGATACTGTGAAAATATTACAATACATTTCCCAGTTCCTGCACAATGGATGAAAGCACTTTGGACTGTAACTTTCCAGAGGCAGAGGTCCCTGAAGACTAAAATGAACAGAAGAGCTTGTCTTGGATCTGCATATGAAATTGAATCCGAACCTGTAATACAAGTAACAATTGGAACAGCAAAATATGAGAATGCATACAGGGCTGTCGTGTGGAAGATTGACCGACTTCCAGATAAAAATTCTA GTCCTGACCAACCACATAGTTTGTCCTGTAAACTGGAGCTTGGATCAGACCAGGAGATACCATACAGCTGGAATCCCTTTGCTACGGTGCAGTTTGTTATGCCTGTTACATGTGTCTCTGGAGCAGAGGTGAAATCAATGGGAATTGAGAATGATATTCAGCCCCATAAACATGTCGTTCAGAAAGCTTGCTACAATTTCCAG GTGGAGATTGAAAAAAAAAGGATTCAGACTGATGGAGAAGATCTTGACAAGTCCGGTGATTGCATAACACAGTAG